One window of Klebsiella quasivariicola genomic DNA carries:
- a CDS encoding PTS mannose/fructose/sorbose transporter subunit IIC, producing MEISTLQIIAIFIFSCIAGMGSVLDEFQTHRPLIACTVIGLILGDLKTGVMLGGTLELIALGWMNVGAAQSPDSALASIISAILVIVGHQSIATGIAIALPVAAAGQVLTVFARTITVVFQHAADKAAEEARFRTIDLLHVSALGVQALRVAIPALVVSLFVSADMVSSMLSAIPEFVTRGLQIAGGFIVVVGYAMVLRMMGVKYLMPFFFLGFLAGGYLDLSLLAFGGVGVIIALIYLQLNPQWRKAEPAASTAPSAPALDQLDD from the coding sequence ATGGAAATTAGTACCCTACAAATAATAGCCATATTTATTTTTTCCTGTATTGCCGGAATGGGCAGCGTGCTGGACGAATTTCAGACCCATCGACCCCTTATCGCCTGTACCGTAATTGGCCTCATCCTGGGTGATTTAAAAACCGGGGTTATGCTCGGCGGCACGCTGGAGTTGATCGCCCTCGGCTGGATGAACGTGGGGGCTGCACAGTCACCAGATTCGGCGCTGGCCAGCATTATCTCCGCCATTCTGGTGATTGTGGGCCACCAGAGCATTGCCACCGGCATCGCCATTGCCCTGCCGGTGGCCGCCGCCGGGCAGGTGCTGACCGTTTTCGCTCGCACCATTACCGTGGTGTTCCAGCACGCCGCGGACAAAGCGGCCGAGGAGGCGCGCTTTCGCACCATCGACCTGCTGCATGTCTCCGCGCTGGGGGTGCAGGCGCTGCGCGTGGCAATTCCGGCGCTGGTGGTCTCTCTGTTCGTTAGCGCGGACATGGTCAGCAGTATGCTTAGCGCGATCCCGGAATTCGTCACCCGCGGTCTGCAGATTGCCGGCGGTTTTATTGTCGTCGTGGGCTACGCGATGGTGCTGCGAATGATGGGCGTGAAGTACCTGATGCCCTTCTTTTTCCTCGGTTTTCTCGCTGGTGGTTATCTCGACCTCAGCCTGCTGGCTTTCGGCGGCGTGGGCGTCATCATCGCGCTGATCTACCTCCAGCTCAATCCGCAGTGGCGTAAGGCTGAACCCGCCGCCTCCACCGCCCCCTCTGCACCCGCCCTTGACCAGCTTGACGACTAA
- a CDS encoding PTS system mannose/fructose/sorbose family transporter subunit IID, which yields MEQKKITQGDLVSMFLRSNLQQASFNFERIHGLGFCYDMIPAIKRLYPLKADQVAALKRHLVFFNTTPAVCGPVIGVTAAMEEARANGAAIDDGAINGIKVGLMGPLAGVGDPLVWGTLRPITAALGASLALSGNILGPLLFFFIFNAVRLAMKWYGLQLGFRKGVNIVSDMGGNLLQKLTEGASILGLFVMGVLVTKWTTINVPLVVSQTPGADGATVTMTVQNILDQLCPGLLALGLTLLMVRLLNKKVNPVWLIFALFGLGIIGNALGFLS from the coding sequence ATGGAACAGAAAAAAATCACGCAAGGCGACCTGGTGAGCATGTTTCTCCGCTCCAACCTCCAGCAGGCCTCCTTTAACTTCGAACGTATTCATGGCCTGGGATTTTGCTACGACATGATCCCGGCGATCAAACGCCTGTATCCGCTCAAAGCCGATCAGGTCGCGGCGCTGAAGCGTCATCTGGTGTTCTTTAATACCACGCCGGCGGTATGCGGCCCGGTGATCGGCGTCACCGCCGCCATGGAGGAGGCTCGGGCCAACGGCGCGGCCATTGACGATGGCGCTATTAACGGCATCAAGGTGGGTCTGATGGGCCCGCTGGCAGGCGTCGGCGACCCGCTGGTCTGGGGCACGCTGCGGCCGATTACCGCGGCCCTCGGCGCCTCGCTGGCCCTCTCCGGCAATATTCTGGGGCCTTTGTTATTTTTCTTTATTTTCAACGCGGTGCGATTGGCAATGAAGTGGTACGGCCTGCAGCTGGGCTTCCGTAAGGGGGTCAATATCGTCAGCGATATGGGCGGTAACCTGCTGCAGAAGCTGACCGAAGGCGCCTCCATTCTCGGCCTGTTTGTCATGGGGGTGCTGGTGACCAAATGGACCACCATCAATGTGCCGCTGGTGGTCTCCCAAACGCCCGGTGCTGACGGCGCCACCGTCACCATGACCGTCCAGAACATCCTCGATCAGCTCTGCCCCGGCCTGCTGGCGCTGGGCCTGACGCTACTGATGGTGCGTCTGCTGAATAAGAAAGTGAATCCAGTCTGGCTGATTTTCGCCCTGTTCGGCTTAGGCATTATCGGCAACGCTCTCGGCTTTCTGTCCTGA
- the sorE gene encoding L-sorbose 1-phosphate reductase: MQTTTALRLYGKRDLRLETFTLPAMQDDEILARVVTDSLCLSSWKEANQGAAHKKVPDDVATRPIIIGHEFCGEILAVGKKWQHKFQPGQRYVIQANLQLPDRPDCPGYSFPWIGGEATHVVIPNEVMAQDCLLTWEGDTWFEGSLVEPLSCVIGAFNANYHLQEGSYNHVMGIRPQGRTLILGGTGPMGLLAIDYALHGPINPSLLVVTDTNKPKLSYARRHYPSEPQTLIHYLDGHEASRDTLLALSGGHGFDDIFVFVPNEQLITLASSLLAPDGCLNFFAGPQDKQFSAPINFYDVHYAFTHYVGTSGGNTDDMRAAVALMQAKKVQTAKVVTHILGLNAAGETTLDLPAVGGGKKLVYTGKAFPLTPLGEIADPELAAIVARHHGIWSQEAEAYLLAHAEDITHD, from the coding sequence ATGCAAACAACAACGGCCCTGCGCCTGTATGGCAAACGTGACCTGCGCCTGGAAACCTTTACCCTCCCGGCGATGCAGGACGATGAGATCCTCGCCCGGGTGGTCACTGACAGCCTGTGCCTTTCTTCATGGAAAGAGGCCAATCAGGGTGCCGCTCATAAAAAGGTGCCAGATGATGTGGCCACCAGGCCCATTATTATCGGCCATGAATTCTGCGGCGAAATCCTCGCCGTCGGTAAAAAGTGGCAGCATAAGTTTCAGCCTGGGCAGCGCTACGTGATCCAGGCCAACCTGCAGTTGCCCGACCGGCCCGACTGCCCCGGCTACTCATTCCCATGGATCGGTGGCGAAGCCACCCATGTGGTGATCCCCAATGAGGTGATGGCGCAGGATTGCCTGCTCACCTGGGAGGGGGATACCTGGTTTGAAGGATCGCTGGTCGAGCCGCTCTCCTGCGTCATTGGCGCCTTCAACGCCAACTATCATCTGCAGGAGGGGAGTTACAACCACGTGATGGGGATCCGTCCGCAGGGGCGCACCCTGATCCTGGGCGGGACGGGGCCAATGGGGCTGCTGGCCATCGACTATGCGCTACACGGCCCCATCAATCCTTCACTACTGGTAGTGACCGATACCAATAAGCCGAAGCTCAGCTACGCCCGCCGTCATTACCCCTCTGAGCCGCAGACGCTGATCCACTATCTCGACGGCCATGAGGCCAGTCGCGATACGCTGCTGGCGCTCAGCGGCGGCCATGGCTTCGACGATATCTTCGTGTTTGTGCCAAACGAACAGCTGATCACTCTGGCCTCCTCGTTGCTGGCCCCGGACGGCTGCCTGAATTTCTTTGCTGGCCCCCAGGATAAGCAATTCAGCGCCCCGATCAACTTCTACGACGTGCACTACGCCTTTACCCACTACGTCGGCACCTCCGGCGGCAATACTGACGATATGCGCGCCGCGGTGGCGCTGATGCAGGCGAAAAAGGTCCAGACGGCGAAAGTGGTCACCCATATTCTCGGCCTGAACGCCGCGGGCGAAACCACCCTCGATCTGCCTGCCGTCGGCGGGGGGAAAAAGCTGGTATATACCGGAAAAGCCTTCCCGCTCACGCCGCTTGGCGAGATCGCCGATCCCGAACTGGCAGCGATTGTGGCACGTCACCATGGGATCTGGTCCCAGGAGGCTGAAGCGTATCTGCTGGCCCACGCGGAGGATATTACGCATGATTAA
- a CDS encoding shikimate 5-dehydrogenase → MINRDTLLCISLAGRPGNFGTRFHNYLYEKLGLNYLYKAFTTTDIEAAVKGVRALGIRGCAVSMPFKESCIPFLDAIDPSAKAIDSVNTIVNDDGKLTGLNTDYIAVKSLIASHRLDTNARVMIQGSGGMGKAVIAAFRDAGFRDVIIAARNRQRGLALAKQYGFQWQPLPEGIAAEILVNVTPLGMAGGAESNTLAFSEAMVAQASVVFDVVALPAETPLIRLAQQRGKQTISGAEVIALQAVEQFALYTGVRPDSALVAEASAFARS, encoded by the coding sequence ATGATTAACCGCGATACGCTGCTGTGTATCTCTCTGGCGGGTCGCCCCGGCAACTTCGGCACCCGCTTTCATAACTATCTGTATGAAAAGCTGGGGTTGAACTATCTCTACAAAGCCTTTACGACAACGGATATTGAGGCGGCGGTAAAAGGGGTTCGCGCATTGGGTATCCGCGGCTGTGCGGTCTCCATGCCGTTTAAAGAGAGCTGCATACCGTTTCTTGACGCGATCGACCCGTCGGCAAAAGCCATCGACTCCGTCAACACCATCGTCAATGACGACGGGAAGTTAACCGGGCTAAACACCGATTACATCGCGGTTAAAAGCCTGATCGCCAGCCATCGGCTCGATACCAACGCCAGAGTGATGATTCAGGGTAGCGGCGGCATGGGGAAAGCCGTCATTGCCGCCTTCCGTGATGCCGGTTTTCGCGATGTGATCATTGCGGCCCGCAATCGCCAGCGCGGCCTGGCGCTGGCAAAACAGTATGGCTTTCAGTGGCAGCCCCTGCCGGAAGGGATCGCAGCTGAGATTCTGGTCAATGTTACACCGCTGGGCATGGCAGGGGGAGCGGAAAGCAACACGCTGGCGTTCAGCGAGGCCATGGTGGCCCAGGCCAGCGTCGTGTTTGACGTGGTCGCGTTGCCGGCGGAAACTCCGCTGATTCGCCTGGCGCAGCAACGGGGTAAGCAGACCATCAGCGGTGCGGAAGTTATTGCCCTGCAAGCCGTCGAGCAGTTTGCCCTTTATACCGGCGTACGGCCGGATAGCGCGCTGGTGGCAGAGGCCTCGGCGTTTGCCAGAAGCTAG
- a CDS encoding Na/Pi cotransporter family protein produces MLTLLHLLSAVALLVWGTHIVRTGVMRVYGARLRTVLSSSVEKKPLAFCAGLGVTALVQSSNATTMLVTSFVAQDLVGLTPALVMVLGADVGTALMARVLTFDLSWLSPLLIFIGVIFFLGRKQTRAGQLGRVGIGLGLILLALELIVQAVHPITQANGVQVIFASLTGDIMLDALIGAVFAIISYSSLAAVLLTATLTAAGAISFPVALCLVIGANLGSGLLAMLNNSAANAAARRVALGSLLFKLVGSLIILPFVHPLAAVMHKLPLAESELVIYFHVFYNLLRCIAMVPFAGPMAKLCQRLIHDEPELDNHLKPKHLDPSALDTPALALANAARETLRIGDAMEQMLESLHKVMHGEPRQEKELRRMADDINVLYTAIKLYLARMPKDELAEEESRRWAEIIEMSLNLEQASDIVERMGSEIADKSLAARRAFSVEGLKELDALYDLLLSNLQLAMSVFFSSDVPSARRLRRSKHRFRILNRRYSHAHVDRLHQQNVQSIETSTLHLALLGDMKRLNSLFCSVAYSVMEQPDEDDERDDY; encoded by the coding sequence GTGTTAACTCTGCTACACCTGTTGTCCGCGGTTGCTCTGCTGGTGTGGGGCACGCATATCGTGCGTACCGGGGTGATGCGCGTCTATGGCGCTCGCCTGCGTACCGTTCTCAGTAGCAGCGTAGAGAAAAAGCCGCTCGCCTTCTGCGCGGGTCTTGGCGTCACTGCGCTGGTGCAAAGCAGCAATGCCACCACCATGCTGGTGACCTCGTTTGTTGCCCAGGATTTAGTGGGCCTGACGCCGGCGCTGGTGATGGTGCTGGGGGCTGACGTCGGGACGGCGCTGATGGCGAGGGTGCTGACCTTCGACCTGTCGTGGCTGTCGCCGCTGCTGATATTTATCGGGGTGATCTTCTTCCTTGGCCGCAAGCAAACCCGTGCCGGGCAGCTGGGGCGGGTGGGGATCGGCCTGGGGCTGATCCTGCTGGCCCTGGAGCTGATTGTTCAGGCCGTCCACCCCATTACTCAGGCCAACGGCGTGCAGGTGATTTTTGCCTCGCTGACCGGCGATATCATGCTGGATGCCTTGATTGGCGCCGTATTCGCGATCATCAGCTACTCCAGTCTGGCGGCAGTGCTGTTGACCGCGACGCTGACCGCGGCGGGAGCGATCTCTTTCCCGGTGGCGCTGTGCCTGGTGATTGGCGCCAACCTGGGATCGGGGCTGTTGGCGATGCTCAACAACAGCGCGGCGAACGCGGCAGCGCGCCGCGTGGCGTTGGGTAGCCTGCTGTTTAAGCTGGTGGGGAGCCTGATTATTCTGCCGTTTGTCCATCCGCTGGCCGCGGTGATGCACAAGCTGCCGTTGGCGGAGTCTGAACTGGTCATCTACTTCCACGTCTTTTACAACCTGCTGCGCTGCATCGCGATGGTGCCCTTCGCCGGGCCGATGGCGAAGCTGTGCCAGCGTCTGATTCACGATGAGCCCGAGCTGGATAACCATCTCAAACCCAAGCATCTCGACCCGTCGGCGCTGGACACCCCGGCGCTGGCGCTGGCCAATGCCGCGCGTGAGACCCTGCGCATTGGTGATGCGATGGAGCAGATGCTGGAGAGCCTGCATAAGGTGATGCATGGCGAACCGCGTCAGGAGAAAGAGCTGCGCCGCATGGCGGACGATATCAACGTACTCTACACCGCCATTAAGCTCTATCTGGCGCGAATGCCAAAGGATGAGCTGGCGGAAGAGGAATCCCGGCGCTGGGCGGAAATCATTGAAATGTCGTTAAACCTCGAGCAGGCGTCCGATATCGTCGAGCGGATGGGCAGCGAGATCGCCGATAAATCACTGGCGGCACGACGCGCCTTCTCGGTGGAAGGGTTAAAGGAGCTGGATGCGCTGTACGATCTGCTGCTCAGCAATCTGCAGCTGGCGATGTCGGTCTTCTTCTCCAGCGATGTACCCAGCGCCCGCCGTCTGCGGCGCAGCAAACACCGGTTCCGCATTCTTAACCGCCGTTACTCGCATGCGCACGTTGACCGTCTGCATCAGCAGAACGTGCAGAGTATCGAAACCAGTACGTTGCACCTGGCGCTGCTGGGGGATATGAAGCGTCTGAACAGCCTGTTCTGCTCGGTGGCCTACAGCGTGATGGAGCAGCCGGATGAAGACGACGAACGAGATGACTACTGA
- the metH gene encoding methionine synthase: MSSKVEQLHQQLKERILVLDGGMGTMIQGYRLSEQDFRGERFADWPCDLKGNNDLLVLSKPEVIREIHDAYFEAGADIIETNTFNSTTIAMADYQMESLSAEINFAAAKLARASADAWTARTPEKPRYVAGVLGPTNRTASISPDVNDPAFRNITFDQLVAAYRESTRALVEGGVDLILIETVFDTLNAKAAIYAVKEELEALGVDLPLMISGTITDASGRTLSGQTTEAFYNSLRHAEALSFGLNCALGPDELRQYVQELSRIAECYVTAHPNAGLPNAFGEYDLDADTMAAQIREWAEAGFLNIVGGCCGTTPEHIAAMSRAVAGLPPRQLPEIPVACRLAGLEPLNIGDDSLFVNVGERTNVTGSAKFKRLIKEEKYSEALDVARQQVESGAQIIDINMDEGMLDAEAAMVRFLNLIAGEPDIARVPIMIDSSKWEVIEKGLKCIQGKGIVNSISMKEGVESFIHHAKLVRRYGAAVVVMAFDEVGQADTRERKIEICRRAYKILTEEVGFPPEDIIFDPNIFAVATGIEEHNNYAQDFIGACEDIKRELPHALISGGVSNVSFSFRGNDPVREAIHAVFLYYAIRNGMDMGIVNAGQLAIYDDLPGELRDAVEDVILNRRDDSTERLLELAEKYRGSKADDGANAQQAEWRSWEVKKRLEYSLVKGITEFIEQDTEEARQQAERPIEVIEGPLMDGMNVVGDLFGEGKMFLPQVVKSARVMKQAVAYLEPYIEASKEQGSSNGKMVIATVKGDVHDIGKNIVGVVLQCNNYEIIDLGVMVPADKILKTAKEVNADLIGLSGLITPSLDEMVNVAKEMERQGFTIPLLIGGATTSKAHTAVKIEQNYSGPTVYVQNASRTVGVVAALLSETQRDDFVARTRKEYETVRIQHGRKKPRTPPVTLAAARENDLAFDWESYTPPVAHRLGIQEVEASIETLRNYIDWTPFFMTWSLAGKYPRILEDEVVGEEAQRLFKDANELLDKLSAEKTLNPRGVVGLFPANRVGDDIEIYRDETRTHVLTVSHHLRQQTEKVGFANYCLADFVAPKLSGKADYIGAFAVTGGLEEDALADAYEAQHDDYNKIMIKAIADRLAEAFAEYLHEKVRKVYWGYAANENLSNEELIRENYQGIRPAPGYPACPEHTEKGTIWQLLDVEAHTGMKLTESFAMWPGASVSGWYFSHPDSKYFAVAQIQRDQVEDYALRKGMTPAEVERWLAPNLGYDAD, encoded by the coding sequence GTGAGCAGCAAAGTTGAGCAACTGCATCAGCAGTTAAAAGAACGTATTCTGGTCCTGGATGGGGGCATGGGCACCATGATCCAGGGCTATCGTCTGAGTGAGCAGGACTTTCGCGGTGAGCGCTTTGCTGACTGGCCGTGCGACCTGAAAGGCAACAATGACCTGCTGGTGCTCAGCAAGCCTGAGGTGATCCGCGAGATCCACGACGCCTACTTCGAGGCCGGCGCGGATATCATCGAGACCAACACCTTTAACTCGACGACCATCGCGATGGCGGATTACCAGATGGAATCCCTGTCGGCCGAGATCAACTTTGCCGCGGCGAAGCTGGCCCGCGCCAGCGCCGACGCCTGGACGGCCCGCACGCCGGAAAAACCGCGCTACGTCGCGGGCGTGCTTGGCCCGACCAACCGTACCGCCTCTATCTCGCCTGATGTGAACGATCCGGCGTTCCGTAATATTACCTTTGACCAGCTGGTGGCCGCCTATCGCGAATCCACCCGGGCGCTGGTGGAAGGTGGTGTGGATCTGATCCTGATTGAAACGGTATTTGACACCCTGAACGCCAAAGCGGCCATCTATGCGGTGAAAGAGGAGCTGGAGGCGCTGGGCGTTGACCTGCCGCTAATGATCTCCGGCACCATTACCGACGCCTCCGGCCGCACGCTTTCCGGGCAGACCACCGAAGCTTTCTATAACTCGCTGCGCCACGCCGAAGCCTTATCGTTTGGTCTGAACTGCGCCCTCGGGCCGGACGAGCTGCGCCAGTATGTTCAGGAGCTGTCGCGCATCGCCGAATGCTATGTCACCGCGCATCCGAACGCCGGTCTGCCCAACGCTTTCGGCGAATACGATCTGGATGCCGACACCATGGCGGCGCAGATCCGCGAATGGGCGGAAGCCGGTTTCCTTAATATCGTTGGCGGCTGCTGCGGTACGACTCCGGAACATATCGCCGCCATGAGCCGGGCGGTAGCGGGCCTGCCGCCGCGTCAGTTGCCGGAAATTCCGGTGGCCTGCCGCCTCGCCGGTCTGGAGCCGCTAAACATCGGCGACGACAGCCTGTTCGTTAACGTCGGCGAACGTACCAACGTCACCGGCTCGGCGAAATTTAAGCGCCTGATTAAAGAAGAAAAGTACAGCGAAGCGCTGGACGTTGCCCGTCAGCAGGTGGAAAGCGGCGCGCAGATTATCGATATCAACATGGACGAGGGGATGCTCGACGCGGAAGCGGCGATGGTGCGCTTCCTCAACCTGATTGCCGGCGAGCCGGACATTGCCCGCGTACCGATCATGATCGACTCCTCCAAGTGGGAAGTCATTGAAAAGGGTTTGAAATGCATTCAGGGCAAAGGCATCGTTAACTCGATTTCGATGAAAGAGGGCGTCGAATCCTTTATCCACCATGCGAAGCTGGTGCGCCGCTACGGCGCCGCGGTGGTGGTGATGGCCTTTGACGAAGTGGGCCAGGCCGACACCCGCGAACGCAAAATTGAGATTTGCCGTCGCGCCTACAAAATTCTCACCGAAGAGGTCGGCTTCCCGCCGGAAGATATTATCTTTGACCCGAATATCTTCGCGGTGGCGACCGGTATTGAAGAGCACAATAACTATGCCCAGGACTTTATCGGCGCCTGCGAAGACATCAAACGCGAGCTGCCGCATGCGCTGATCTCCGGCGGGGTCTCCAACGTGTCGTTCTCGTTCCGCGGCAATGACCCGGTACGTGAGGCGATCCACGCCGTGTTCCTCTACTATGCGATCCGTAACGGCATGGATATGGGGATCGTCAACGCCGGCCAGCTGGCCATCTATGATGACCTCCCGGGCGAGCTGCGCGACGCGGTCGAAGACGTGATCCTGAATCGCCGTGATGACAGTACCGAACGGTTACTTGAGCTGGCGGAAAAATATCGCGGCAGCAAAGCGGACGACGGCGCGAATGCCCAGCAGGCGGAATGGCGCAGCTGGGAGGTGAAAAAGCGTCTCGAATATTCGCTGGTGAAGGGCATTACTGAATTTATCGAACAGGACACCGAAGAAGCGCGTCAGCAGGCCGAACGTCCTATCGAGGTGATTGAAGGGCCGCTGATGGACGGCATGAACGTGGTCGGCGATCTGTTCGGCGAAGGCAAAATGTTCCTGCCGCAGGTGGTGAAATCCGCCCGCGTGATGAAACAGGCGGTGGCCTACCTCGAACCTTATATCGAAGCCAGCAAAGAGCAGGGCTCCAGTAACGGTAAAATGGTGATTGCCACGGTAAAAGGCGACGTTCACGACATTGGCAAAAACATCGTCGGCGTGGTGCTGCAGTGCAATAACTACGAAATTATCGATCTTGGCGTGATGGTCCCGGCGGACAAAATTCTCAAAACCGCCAAAGAGGTGAATGCGGATCTGATCGGTCTCTCCGGGCTGATTACCCCGTCGCTGGACGAGATGGTCAACGTGGCGAAAGAGATGGAGCGCCAGGGCTTTACCATCCCGCTGCTGATAGGCGGCGCGACTACCTCGAAAGCGCATACGGCGGTGAAAATCGAGCAGAACTACAGCGGACCGACCGTTTACGTACAGAACGCCTCGCGCACCGTCGGGGTGGTGGCTGCGCTGCTCTCGGAGACGCAGCGCGATGATTTTGTCGCCCGCACGCGCAAAGAGTATGAGACCGTGCGTATCCAGCATGGGCGTAAAAAACCGCGCACCCCGCCGGTAACCCTGGCCGCGGCGCGGGAAAACGATCTGGCCTTCGACTGGGAGAGCTACACGCCGCCGGTGGCCCATCGCCTGGGGATACAGGAGGTGGAAGCGAGCATCGAGACGCTGCGTAACTACATCGACTGGACGCCGTTCTTCATGACCTGGTCGCTGGCGGGCAAATACCCGCGGATTCTGGAAGATGAAGTGGTCGGTGAAGAGGCACAGCGCTTGTTCAAAGACGCCAACGAGCTGCTGGATAAACTCAGCGCAGAGAAAACCCTGAACCCGCGTGGCGTGGTCGGGTTGTTCCCGGCCAACCGCGTCGGCGACGATATTGAAATTTATCGCGACGAAACCCGCACTCACGTGCTGACGGTGAGCCATCATCTGCGCCAGCAGACGGAGAAGGTCGGCTTCGCCAACTACTGCCTCGCCGACTTCGTCGCGCCGAAGCTGAGCGGCAAAGCGGACTATATCGGCGCCTTCGCCGTCACCGGCGGCCTGGAAGAGGACGCGCTGGCGGACGCCTATGAAGCGCAGCATGATGACTATAACAAGATCATGATCAAGGCCATCGCCGATCGTCTGGCGGAGGCCTTTGCCGAGTATCTGCATGAGAAAGTACGCAAGGTCTACTGGGGGTATGCGGCCAATGAGAACCTCAGCAATGAGGAGCTTATCCGTGAGAACTACCAGGGGATCCGCCCTGCGCCGGGGTATCCGGCCTGTCCGGAGCACACCGAAAAAGGCACCATCTGGCAACTGCTGGACGTGGAAGCCCATACCGGCATGAAGCTCACCGAATCGTTCGCCATGTGGCCGGGCGCATCGGTTTCCGGCTGGTATTTCAGCCATCCGGACAGCAAGTACTTCGCCGTGGCGCAGATCCAGCGCGACCAGGTCGAAGACTACGCGCTGCGTAAAGGGATGACCCCGGCGGAAGTCGAACGCTGGTTAGCGCCTAATCTGGGCTATGATGCCGACTAA
- the iclR gene encoding glyoxylate bypass operon transcriptional repressor IclR, giving the protein MAITPVPAKRGRKPAAATAQQAGGQVQSLTRGLKLLEWIAESHSSVALTELAQQAGLPNSTTHRLLTTMQQLGFVRQVGELGHWAVGAHAFVVGSSFLQSRNLLAIVHPILRQLMEDSGETVNLAVLDQSDHQAIIIDQVQCTQLMRMSAPIGGKLPMHASGAGKAFLAQLSEEQVTSLLHRKGLHAYTHATLVSPLHLKEDLAQTRKRGYSFDDEEHALGLRCVAACIYDEHREPFAAISISGPISRMTDDRVTELGALVIKAAKEVTLAYGGVK; this is encoded by the coding sequence ATGGCCATTACCCCCGTTCCCGCGAAACGCGGCAGAAAACCCGCGGCAGCCACCGCCCAGCAGGCTGGCGGTCAGGTTCAGTCGCTGACCCGCGGCCTGAAATTGCTCGAATGGATTGCCGAGTCCCACAGCAGCGTCGCGCTAACCGAACTGGCGCAGCAGGCGGGTCTGCCCAATTCAACCACCCACCGTCTGCTGACCACCATGCAGCAGCTGGGCTTCGTCCGCCAGGTGGGCGAGCTGGGCCACTGGGCCGTCGGGGCGCATGCTTTCGTGGTCGGCAGCAGCTTTCTACAAAGCCGCAATCTGCTGGCGATTGTCCATCCGATCCTGCGCCAGCTGATGGAAGATTCCGGTGAAACGGTGAATCTGGCGGTGCTCGACCAGAGCGACCATCAGGCGATCATTATCGACCAGGTGCAATGCACCCAGCTGATGCGGATGTCGGCGCCAATCGGCGGTAAACTGCCGATGCACGCTTCCGGCGCCGGGAAGGCGTTTCTCGCGCAACTGAGCGAAGAGCAGGTCACCAGTTTGCTGCATCGTAAAGGGCTTCATGCCTATACGCATGCCACGCTGGTCTCCCCGCTGCATCTGAAGGAAGATTTAGCCCAGACCCGCAAGCGGGGCTACTCTTTCGATGATGAGGAACACGCGCTCGGCCTGCGCTGTGTCGCCGCCTGCATTTACGATGAACATCGCGAACCGTTCGCGGCAATCTCCATCTCAGGCCCCATCTCGCGTATGACCGATGATCGGGTGACTGAGCTGGGCGCGCTGGTCATTAAGGCCGCGAAAGAGGTCACGCTGGCATACGGCGGGGTTAAATAA